A segment of the Desulfovulcanus ferrireducens genome:
AGTGCCGGTCTATCTAAAGCTGCCCACACTCTTAAGGGAGCACTCCTTAATGTCGGACAAAAAGAACAGGCCGATTTAGCCAAAATCATTGAACTCCAAGCAAAGCAAGGCAATTTGGATGGGTTGGAGGATGTTTTTATACAATTAAAAGAAAAGTTAGCAGGCTTTTTCAAATAAAAGCTCGAAAGTAATTGTTCGAAATTTTTTATCAATTTGGAAATCTTTTCCTAATCTCCCAAAATTC
Coding sequences within it:
- a CDS encoding Hpt domain-containing protein, which gives rise to MSTLKEQITSYLVNEFDLDLSDAEGLFAIAQDSVQKNLKELELFLASGDSAGLSKAAHTLKGALLNVGQKEQADLAKIIELQAKQGNLDGLEDVFIQLKEKLAGFFK